One genomic window of Leptospirales bacterium includes the following:
- a CDS encoding zinc-binding dehydrogenase — protein sequence MQEDLRLTGAGEDLVFAMRRQIWLCPQAGSLDRLKLQEDELAPPGPGEAQIELRSAGLNFADIFALQGLYSATPQGPFTPGLEFSGVVRAVGRGAGPLKKGAAVMGVTRFGGYATHLNIDVRYLRLLPRGWSFAQGAALLAQGFTAAYALLDLGNCQKGQVVLVHSAAGGVGLIALDLAARLGARCIATIGSASKVELLQKRAGLASHQIIIRDAKNFGRQLDGALQSMNAAGLDLALDSLGGEYFRPLYDRLNAGGRHTLFGWATMMGRGARPNYAAVAWRYLRRPRLDPIEMISANKSLLAFNLIWMWERIDQFQNLYSKLMALKPQAPYVGRSFPFAAAPQALRYFQSGQSSGKITLEMPG from the coding sequence GTGCAAGAGGACCTGCGCTTGACGGGCGCCGGGGAGGACCTGGTCTTTGCCATGCGCCGACAGATCTGGTTATGCCCGCAGGCTGGTTCGCTGGACCGCCTGAAGCTGCAGGAAGACGAACTGGCCCCGCCTGGACCTGGCGAGGCGCAAATCGAGCTGCGCTCGGCCGGTCTCAACTTCGCCGATATCTTTGCCCTGCAAGGTCTCTACTCGGCTACGCCGCAGGGTCCTTTCACGCCTGGCCTGGAGTTCAGCGGAGTGGTACGGGCCGTGGGACGCGGCGCCGGTCCTTTGAAGAAGGGCGCGGCAGTGATGGGCGTAACGCGCTTTGGCGGGTATGCTACGCATCTCAATATCGATGTGCGCTATCTGCGTCTGCTACCGCGCGGTTGGAGCTTTGCCCAGGGCGCGGCGCTGCTTGCTCAAGGCTTTACCGCGGCTTATGCCCTGCTGGACCTCGGCAATTGCCAGAAAGGTCAGGTCGTGCTGGTGCATTCCGCCGCCGGCGGCGTGGGCCTGATTGCTCTGGATCTCGCAGCGCGACTGGGCGCGCGCTGTATCGCCACCATTGGCAGCGCCTCCAAAGTCGAATTGTTGCAGAAGCGCGCCGGACTTGCGTCGCATCAAATCATCATTCGTGATGCGAAGAACTTTGGGAGGCAACTCGATGGCGCATTGCAATCAATGAACGCCGCCGGCCTTGATCTGGCCCTGGATTCGCTGGGTGGCGAGTACTTCCGGCCGCTCTATGACCGACTGAATGCCGGCGGTCGTCATACGCTCTTTGGCTGGGCGACAATGATGGGCCGCGGCGCGCGTCCCAACTACGCCGCTGTGGCCTGGCGCTATCTGCGCCGCCCGCGCCTGGATCCGATCGAGATGATCAGCGCCAACAAGAGCCTGCTGGCCTTCAATCTGATCTGGATGTGGGAACGCATTGACCAATTTCAGAACCTCTATAGCAAGCTGATGGCGCTCAAACCGCAGGCGCCCTATGTCGGACGCAGTTTTCCCTTTGCGGCCGCGCCACAAGCGCTGCGCTACTTTCAAAGCGGCCAGAGTTCGGGAAAGATCACGCTGGAAATGCCTGGCTGA
- a CDS encoding metalloregulator ArsR/SmtB family transcription factor, which translates to MTKLKERSALAALAEPRRCAILALLQGGELSAGAIHAAMSEVSKGAVSQHLRKLYEAGLVRRRSEGRRRFYKRTRGSSALLRNELDSMWAGALQRLALLAQLRQRKPRGPRKGRSARSRR; encoded by the coding sequence ATGACTAAACTAAAAGAGCGCTCGGCGCTGGCAGCCCTTGCCGAACCGCGACGTTGCGCCATCCTGGCGCTGTTGCAGGGCGGGGAGCTTTCCGCCGGCGCCATCCACGCCGCGATGTCGGAGGTAAGCAAGGGCGCCGTTTCCCAGCACTTACGCAAGCTTTACGAGGCTGGCCTGGTACGTCGCCGTAGCGAGGGCCGCCGTCGTTTCTACAAGAGGACTCGCGGCAGCAGCGCACTTCTGCGCAACGAATTGGATTCGATGTGGGCCGGCGCCCTGCAGCGCCTGGCGCTGCTGGCTCAATTGCGGCAGAGAAAGCCACGCGGACCGCGCAAAGGCCGCAGCGCGAGGAGCAGGCGATGA
- a CDS encoding MarR family transcriptional regulator has protein sequence MAAKRSVFAHAQPEDSAGFLLWQVSNSWQASIRRALQNIGLTHVQFVLLAVLRFSQENQLKVTQRDLARRARVDAMVASKVLRQLEALGLARRPLDASDARARMPQITASGLRLLRRAVPLVNAADDAFFRPLGRDEARFRELLSQLSEPD, from the coding sequence ATGGCCGCAAAACGCAGCGTCTTTGCTCATGCACAACCTGAGGACAGCGCCGGCTTCTTGCTCTGGCAGGTAAGCAATTCCTGGCAGGCGTCGATTCGGCGCGCGCTGCAAAATATCGGACTGACCCACGTTCAGTTTGTGCTGCTGGCGGTGCTGCGCTTTTCGCAGGAGAATCAGCTCAAGGTTACGCAGCGCGACCTGGCCCGGCGCGCTCGCGTCGACGCCATGGTTGCCTCCAAGGTGCTGCGCCAGCTGGAAGCGCTCGGTCTGGCCAGGCGTCCGCTGGACGCCAGCGACGCCAGGGCGCGCATGCCGCAGATCACGGCCAGCGGACTGCGACTCTTGCGTCGGGCGGTGCCGCTGGTCAATGCCGCCGATGACGCCTTTTTTCGCCCGCTGGGTCGCGACGAAGCGCGTTTTCGCGAACTCTTGAGCCAGCTGAGCGAGCCGGACTGA